One window from the genome of Bdellovibrio sp. ArHS encodes:
- a CDS encoding RNA pseudouridine synthase: MKPVNKLPVVEKSKHWLIINKPTGISVHNEAGDVRSILKKQLHPGTFHDIYPVHRLDKETSGLLVVATEQETAAALAEQFQTHKAEKMYYAVLRGAMDVSDKWQEWTTPISDKSEGRKNPQGLLKDRLEAKTLYKVIKSNQYFSLVEVRLLTGRQHQIRKHAALAKHAIVGDTRYGDPTYNDKMAEIYKTDRMFLHAFQLTLPIGGRVQTFETPLPPDFQKMF, from the coding sequence ATGAAGCCCGTTAATAAACTTCCCGTGGTTGAAAAATCCAAACATTGGCTGATTATCAACAAACCCACTGGCATTTCCGTGCACAACGAAGCGGGTGACGTTCGCAGTATTTTAAAAAAGCAACTTCACCCCGGAACTTTCCATGACATCTACCCGGTGCACCGCCTGGATAAAGAAACCAGTGGTCTTCTGGTCGTTGCCACCGAACAAGAAACCGCCGCCGCTTTGGCCGAACAGTTTCAAACTCACAAAGCCGAAAAAATGTACTACGCCGTCTTGCGTGGCGCGATGGATGTTTCCGACAAATGGCAAGAGTGGACCACGCCGATCTCTGATAAGTCAGAAGGTCGCAAAAACCCCCAAGGTCTTTTGAAAGACCGCCTGGAAGCCAAAACCCTTTACAAAGTGATCAAATCGAACCAGTACTTCTCGCTGGTCGAGGTGCGCCTGTTAACCGGCCGCCAACATCAAATTCGTAAGCACGCGGCCTTGGCTAAACATGCCATTGTCGGCGACACTCGTTACGGCGATCCTACCTACAACGACAAAATGGCCGAGATCTACAAAACAGATCGCATGTTCTTGCATGCGTTCCAACTGACCCTACCCATTGGCGGACGCGTTCAGACTTTTGAAACGCCCCTGCCTCCTGATTTTCAGAAAATGTTCTAA
- a CDS encoding UvrD-helicase domain-containing protein, translating into MEWLKGLNPEQQKAVKHNYGPLLILAGAGSGKTTVLVSRTGRLISERVAQAQEICVLTFTNKAARELKHRVAAKLGNTGKDLWAGTFHSFGLQILRRFHKHAALSPYFGIVDQTDCNAILKDLMKDIKNSGKDKFDVDKILTMINDKRTGLAPQTEAFDEYHEMVEVLTPKFAKRLEHLGVVDFEGLLIKPLQLFREHPDILEKVQSMFSQVMVDEFQDTNRLQMDLIHQIVKSHNNLTVVGDDDQSIYGWRGAEVKNILNFPQEFKNCEVIKLERNYRSSAEILAVANAAISKNKNRHGKVLRAEIAQSTGVLPEMFLLEREEDECEFVVSEVQHFLRQGHSYKDFAVLYRSNTQGGLIESSLRRANIPYHISGGTSIFDRREIKDLMAYLKQALAPNEVSLRRIINVPSRGIGDTTIEKLSEFALKKRINFVDACRFWREAEVQEKAGLAIDELMKFIEDLPKNILDYNVGSSPGAKMVQIFADIGYREYVYGTAADPTSAEKKWMVVEILGRILDAYLGRRSYDVENIKSFVDAMLLRDDMSGEEEEPNKVQLMTLHASKGLEFPIVILAGIEEDLLPHKNLGSDIDEERRLFYVGVTRAKRRLVMSRCQQRKKNGVVRPSAPSRFLLEIPKELYTEFPLGARPVSGQEREDLVSSFLAKLDSKLTPPPKK; encoded by the coding sequence ATGGAATGGCTTAAGGGGCTGAACCCCGAGCAGCAAAAGGCCGTAAAGCACAATTACGGCCCTTTGCTTATTTTGGCAGGAGCGGGTTCAGGAAAAACGACAGTTCTTGTTTCAAGAACGGGGCGACTGATTTCGGAACGGGTGGCGCAGGCTCAGGAAATCTGCGTTCTCACGTTCACAAACAAGGCCGCGCGTGAACTTAAGCATCGGGTGGCGGCGAAGTTAGGCAATACCGGGAAAGATCTTTGGGCAGGGACTTTTCACTCATTCGGATTGCAAATTCTTCGGCGCTTCCATAAACACGCCGCTCTTTCACCCTATTTTGGCATCGTCGATCAGACGGACTGCAACGCCATTCTTAAAGACCTGATGAAGGATATTAAGAATTCGGGCAAAGACAAATTTGACGTCGATAAAATTCTTACCATGATCAATGACAAGCGCACCGGCTTGGCGCCGCAGACCGAGGCTTTTGACGAATACCACGAGATGGTCGAAGTCCTGACTCCGAAATTTGCCAAGCGCCTTGAGCATCTGGGGGTCGTGGACTTTGAAGGTCTTCTGATCAAGCCCTTGCAGCTTTTCCGAGAGCATCCAGATATTCTGGAAAAGGTTCAATCCATGTTCAGTCAGGTGATGGTCGATGAGTTTCAAGACACCAATCGCCTGCAAATGGATCTGATTCATCAGATCGTAAAGTCCCACAATAATCTGACGGTGGTCGGCGATGACGATCAATCCATTTATGGTTGGCGGGGCGCTGAAGTAAAAAACATTCTGAATTTTCCCCAAGAGTTTAAAAACTGTGAAGTGATTAAGCTTGAGCGAAACTATCGCTCTTCGGCGGAAATTCTGGCTGTGGCCAATGCCGCTATCTCCAAAAATAAAAACCGCCACGGAAAAGTCTTGCGGGCGGAAATCGCGCAAAGCACCGGGGTTCTGCCTGAAATGTTCCTGCTGGAGCGCGAAGAAGATGAATGTGAATTTGTGGTCAGTGAAGTACAGCACTTCCTGCGCCAAGGCCATTCGTATAAGGACTTTGCCGTTTTATATCGTTCTAACACCCAGGGTGGTTTGATCGAATCCTCTTTGCGACGGGCTAACATTCCTTATCATATCTCTGGAGGCACCTCGATTTTCGATCGCCGCGAAATCAAAGATCTGATGGCTTATTTGAAGCAGGCCTTGGCACCTAACGAGGTTTCCTTGCGCCGGATCATCAATGTGCCTTCGCGCGGGATCGGTGATACGACCATTGAAAAACTGAGCGAGTTTGCCTTGAAAAAGCGTATTAACTTTGTCGATGCCTGTCGTTTTTGGCGGGAGGCTGAAGTGCAGGAAAAAGCCGGCCTTGCGATCGACGAATTAATGAAGTTCATCGAAGATCTGCCCAAAAACATTTTGGATTACAATGTCGGTTCGTCGCCAGGCGCGAAGATGGTGCAGATTTTTGCCGATATCGGTTATCGCGAATACGTGTACGGCACGGCTGCGGACCCGACCAGTGCCGAGAAAAAGTGGATGGTCGTCGAAATCCTGGGCCGTATTTTGGATGCGTATCTAGGACGTCGGTCTTATGACGTGGAAAATATCAAATCTTTCGTGGATGCGATGTTGCTCCGGGATGATATGTCCGGGGAAGAAGAAGAACCTAACAAGGTTCAATTGATGACCTTGCATGCCTCGAAAGGGTTGGAGTTCCCGATCGTGATTCTGGCGGGGATCGAAGAGGATCTCTTGCCTCATAAAAACCTGGGGTCTGATATCGACGAAGAGCGCCGTTTATTCTACGTCGGCGTGACCCGCGCAAAAAGACGTCTGGTTATGTCGCGCTGTCAGCAACGCAAGAAGAATGGCGTGGTTCGTCCCTCAGCTCCCTCCAGATTTCTTTTAGAGATCCCGAAAGAGCTTTATACTGAGTTCCCTTTGGGCGCGCGCCCTGTATCGGGACAAGAGCGCGAAGACCTGGTTTCCAGCTTTTTGGCGAAGCTTGATAGCAAGCTGACGCCACCGCCGAAAAAATAA
- the fumC gene encoding class II fumarate hydratase, with the protein MADMRIEKDTMGEVQVPADKFWGAQTQRSTQNFRIGGDRFPREMIRALGILKKCAAQTNHKLGLLEAKKKDVIVRAADEVIAGKLDAHFPLVVWQTGSGTQTNMNANEVIANRAMDMLGIQLPSKEIHPNDDVNKGQSSNDTFPTAMHIAVAEQIHHRLLPMMAKLHKALEQKQNEFKDIVKIGRTHLMDATPLTLGQEFSGYSTQMKHSLQRVKNTLPHLHELALGGTAVGTGLNTHPQFAEQAAQAIAAETQIPFVSAENKFEALAAHDALVEVSGALNSVAVSLMKIANDIRLLGSGPRCGIGELHLPENEPGSSIMPGKVNPTQSEAMTMVCAQVMGNHVAVSIGGATGHFELNVFKPLIVFNVLNSIRLLADACESFTDHCVVGIEANAKQIQKHLEQSLMLVTALNPHIGYDNAAKIAKTAHKNGTTLRDEAINLGLLSGEEFDKIVQPKDMVGR; encoded by the coding sequence ATGGCAGATATGCGCATTGAAAAAGACACCATGGGCGAAGTCCAAGTTCCCGCTGACAAATTCTGGGGAGCTCAGACGCAACGGTCGACGCAGAATTTTCGCATTGGCGGCGATCGTTTTCCTCGCGAAATGATCCGCGCTTTAGGAATTTTAAAAAAATGTGCCGCACAAACAAATCACAAGTTGGGCTTGTTGGAGGCAAAAAAGAAGGACGTCATTGTTAGAGCTGCCGATGAAGTGATCGCAGGCAAACTGGATGCTCACTTTCCTCTGGTCGTGTGGCAAACCGGGTCGGGCACTCAGACAAATATGAATGCCAATGAGGTTATTGCCAACCGGGCCATGGATATGCTGGGAATTCAGTTGCCCAGCAAAGAGATTCACCCAAATGATGACGTGAATAAAGGGCAGTCGTCCAACGACACTTTTCCCACGGCCATGCACATCGCGGTGGCCGAGCAGATTCATCATCGTTTGTTGCCGATGATGGCAAAGCTGCACAAAGCCTTAGAACAAAAACAAAATGAATTTAAAGACATTGTCAAAATCGGGCGCACCCATTTGATGGATGCGACACCGTTGACTCTGGGGCAAGAGTTTTCGGGATATTCCACGCAGATGAAGCACTCCCTTCAGAGAGTCAAAAACACATTGCCTCATTTGCATGAGCTGGCCTTAGGCGGGACGGCGGTCGGCACCGGTTTAAACACGCATCCGCAATTCGCGGAACAAGCGGCCCAGGCTATTGCCGCAGAAACCCAGATTCCGTTTGTTTCAGCCGAAAATAAATTTGAAGCTTTGGCCGCGCATGATGCGTTGGTTGAAGTCAGTGGGGCCCTCAATTCCGTGGCCGTGTCTTTGATGAAGATTGCCAATGACATTCGTCTTTTGGGATCGGGGCCTCGGTGTGGAATTGGCGAGCTGCATCTTCCGGAAAACGAGCCTGGCAGCTCTATTATGCCCGGAAAAGTGAACCCAACTCAGAGTGAAGCCATGACCATGGTCTGTGCGCAAGTCATGGGGAATCACGTGGCGGTGTCCATTGGCGGTGCGACGGGGCACTTTGAACTGAACGTCTTTAAGCCCCTGATCGTTTTTAATGTTTTAAACTCGATTCGTTTGCTGGCCGACGCCTGTGAATCCTTCACCGATCACTGTGTTGTCGGGATCGAAGCCAATGCCAAACAGATTCAGAAGCATCTCGAGCAGTCATTAATGCTGGTAACTGCTCTGAATCCTCACATTGGCTATGATAATGCAGCTAAAATTGCGAAAACTGCCCATAAAAACGGCACTACACTGCGCGACGAAGCCATCAATCTTGGACTCCTTTCTGGCGAAGAATTTGATAAGATAGTACAACCTAAGGATATGGTAGGGCGGTAG
- a CDS encoding SDR family NAD(P)-dependent oxidoreductase — MEKKWVFITGATSGIGWATALALAGQGYSIFATGRRQERLTELEAALKAAHPNVQVKTAHFDISDRDEVTQFMNAHAAEMASIDVLVNNAGLAKGVDKMQDGKLQDWDTMIDTNIKGLLYVTRGIVEYMVRRNAGHIVNLGSVAGRWTYPGGGVYCATKFAVRALSEGLRMDLLGSKVRVTNIEPGMVHTEFSFVRFEDQTKADKVYEGMTPLSAQDIAETIAWCVARPAHVNIQELVIYPTDQAHVGQVARKN; from the coding sequence ATGGAAAAAAAATGGGTATTTATTACTGGGGCGACATCGGGGATTGGCTGGGCGACAGCGTTGGCGTTGGCGGGGCAGGGGTATAGCATTTTTGCGACCGGGCGCCGACAGGAAAGACTGACGGAACTTGAGGCGGCCTTAAAGGCGGCACATCCGAACGTTCAGGTTAAAACCGCTCACTTTGATATTAGTGACCGTGATGAAGTGACACAGTTTATGAACGCGCACGCGGCAGAGATGGCCTCTATCGACGTCCTTGTGAACAATGCCGGACTGGCTAAAGGCGTTGATAAAATGCAAGATGGAAAGCTTCAAGATTGGGACACGATGATCGATACCAACATCAAGGGGCTTTTGTACGTCACTCGTGGCATCGTGGAGTACATGGTGCGAAGAAATGCCGGTCATATTGTGAATCTGGGGTCGGTTGCGGGGCGCTGGACTTATCCGGGCGGCGGTGTTTACTGCGCTACGAAGTTTGCTGTGCGTGCCCTCAGTGAAGGTCTGCGCATGGATCTTTTGGGAAGTAAGGTGCGGGTGACAAATATTGAGCCGGGCATGGTCCACACTGAATTTTCTTTCGTTCGATTTGAAGATCAAACCAAGGCGGATAAGGTTTACGAAGGCATGACGCCTCTTTCCGCGCAGGATATTGCCGAAACCATCGCGTGGTGCGTGGCGCGCCCGGCGCACGTGAATATCCAGGAACTTGTTATTTATCCAACGGATCAGGCTCACGTAGGCCAAGTGGCAAGAAAGAACTAA
- a CDS encoding YchJ family metal-binding protein translates to MLVSRTMKCPCGSEKNYSECCGPYHSGKALAPTAEALMRSRYSAFAKNQMDYLRDTTDPQTLDSIDEDANREWAERAQFQKLEIIKSEEKGTKGTVEFKAFYTVDDEDYVHHEVSTFRKQAGEWFFKSGKIKAEKTK, encoded by the coding sequence GTGTTAGTTTCGCGGACTATGAAATGTCCTTGTGGTTCTGAAAAAAATTATAGTGAATGTTGTGGTCCTTATCATTCTGGCAAAGCCTTGGCGCCGACGGCAGAGGCTTTGATGCGGTCCCGTTATTCCGCCTTTGCAAAAAATCAAATGGATTACTTGCGAGACACGACCGATCCACAAACTTTAGACAGCATCGATGAGGACGCCAACCGCGAATGGGCCGAGCGCGCGCAGTTCCAAAAGCTGGAAATCATCAAGTCCGAAGAAAAAGGCACCAAGGGCACGGTTGAATTTAAAGCCTTTTACACGGTGGATGACGAAGACTATGTTCATCACGAAGTCAGCACCTTCCGCAAACAAGCGGGAGAATGGTTTTTTAAATCCGGCAAAATCAAAGCGGAGAAAACAAAATGA
- a CDS encoding EVE domain-containing protein, whose product MKYWLMKSEPDVYSIDTLQKDKTTWWEGVRNYQARNFMSKEMSVGDLVLFYHSNAEPSGVAGIAKVSKAAAADKTQFDKKSDYFDAKATKEKPIWFCVEVEFVAKLKNFISLTDLRENEKLAEMVVLQKGSRLSVQPVDKKHFEIVKKMGGL is encoded by the coding sequence ATGAAATACTGGTTGATGAAATCAGAACCGGACGTCTACTCCATCGACACTCTTCAAAAAGATAAAACGACCTGGTGGGAAGGCGTGCGCAACTATCAAGCCCGCAATTTCATGTCCAAAGAGATGTCTGTCGGAGATCTGGTTTTGTTCTATCATTCGAATGCCGAGCCCTCGGGCGTGGCAGGCATTGCTAAGGTTTCTAAAGCGGCGGCGGCGGATAAAACTCAATTCGACAAAAAATCAGATTACTTCGATGCAAAGGCCACCAAAGAAAAGCCAATCTGGTTCTGCGTGGAAGTGGAGTTCGTGGCCAAACTGAAAAACTTCATCAGCCTGACGGACCTGCGCGAAAATGAGAAACTGGCGGAGATGGTTGTCTTGCAGAAAGGTTCACGTCTGTCCGTGCAACCTGTCGACAAAAAACATTTCGAGATCGTTAAAAAAATGGGCGGCCTGTAG
- a CDS encoding tRNA-dihydrouridine synthase family protein encodes MKLFLAPMEGVVDWVMRDTLTQIGGVDQCVTEFLRVTDRLHPESVFYKNCPELKTNSRTRWGTPVFVQLLGGHAEPLALNAQRAVKLGALGIDLNFGCPAKTVNRHDGGASLLKSCDRVHTIVDTVRKAVPEHIPVTAKIRLGFDDPAKCLEIAQAVEAANATWLTVHCRTKTDGYKPPAYWEWIPKIKEATKLKIIANGEIWNVSDFHRCVEVTQCEDYMIGRGVMSNPFIFQQIKQSLSKEPVEEMTWQRAKPLLPQFFAASTLFINDYFAVSRTKQWLKALSLKNAEAKQVFDEIKILKKPSEFLSHLERICSAP; translated from the coding sequence ATGAAGCTGTTTTTGGCTCCGATGGAAGGTGTCGTTGACTGGGTGATGCGCGACACTTTAACGCAAATTGGTGGTGTGGATCAGTGTGTGACCGAGTTTCTGCGGGTCACCGATCGCCTGCACCCCGAGAGCGTCTTTTACAAAAACTGTCCCGAGCTAAAAACCAATTCCCGCACCCGCTGGGGCACACCTGTTTTCGTGCAACTTCTTGGCGGCCATGCCGAACCTTTAGCCCTCAATGCGCAAAGAGCCGTCAAGCTGGGGGCCTTAGGAATTGATTTGAATTTTGGTTGTCCCGCAAAAACAGTGAATCGCCACGACGGCGGCGCCAGCTTGTTGAAGTCCTGCGACCGTGTGCACACCATCGTCGACACCGTTCGCAAAGCCGTCCCAGAACATATTCCCGTCACCGCGAAAATTCGCCTGGGTTTTGATGATCCGGCAAAATGTCTTGAGATCGCCCAAGCCGTCGAGGCGGCCAACGCCACCTGGCTGACCGTGCACTGCCGAACCAAGACGGATGGTTACAAGCCGCCGGCCTACTGGGAGTGGATTCCTAAAATCAAAGAAGCGACCAAACTTAAAATCATCGCTAACGGTGAAATCTGGAACGTCTCGGACTTCCACCGCTGTGTTGAAGTCACACAGTGTGAAGACTACATGATTGGTCGCGGAGTGATGAGCAACCCGTTCATCTTCCAGCAGATCAAACAAAGTCTGTCTAAAGAACCCGTCGAGGAAATGACCTGGCAACGGGCTAAACCCTTACTGCCACAGTTCTTCGCGGCCAGCACACTTTTTATCAACGACTATTTTGCGGTGTCGCGCACGAAACAGTGGCTTAAAGCTTTATCTTTAAAAAATGCCGAGGCCAAACAGGTCTTTGATGAAATAAAAATTCTTAAGAAGCCCAGTGAATTTCTCAGTCATCTTGAGCGCATCTGTTCTGCGCCCTAA
- a CDS encoding class I SAM-dependent methyltransferase, translated as MVKKPERSYFHCEDCDFIFMNPAERLSAVEEKQRYDLHQNQESAGYLAFFAPLIKAVVDHFRAAGVESTQLSSLDYGCGPTAMLSGLLQAEGFETANYDSFYYPETEVFKRTYHLITSTEVWEHLHNPKEDIERMLTLLKPGGILAVMTSAHKGEAAFHDWHYRRDLTHVGFFSERSMHWLTERFRLHTVKMKSPYFIFQKMF; from the coding sequence GTGGTCAAGAAGCCCGAACGCAGTTATTTTCACTGTGAGGATTGTGATTTTATCTTCATGAATCCCGCAGAGCGTCTGAGCGCGGTAGAAGAGAAACAAAGATACGATCTGCATCAGAATCAGGAAAGTGCGGGGTACCTGGCTTTCTTCGCGCCCCTCATTAAAGCCGTTGTCGATCACTTCCGCGCGGCTGGCGTGGAGAGCACTCAGTTGTCCAGTCTTGACTACGGGTGTGGACCGACCGCGATGTTAAGTGGGTTGTTGCAAGCAGAGGGTTTTGAAACTGCCAATTACGATTCTTTTTATTATCCAGAGACAGAGGTTTTTAAACGTACTTATCACCTAATCACCAGCACGGAAGTGTGGGAGCATCTTCATAATCCCAAAGAAGACATCGAGCGTATGTTGACGCTTCTCAAACCGGGTGGGATTTTGGCGGTCATGACTTCCGCTCACAAAGGTGAAGCCGCTTTTCATGATTGGCATTATCGTCGCGATCTCACCCATGTCGGTTTTTTCTCAGAACGAAGCATGCATTGGCTGACGGAACGATTCCGCTTACACACCGTGAAGATGAAGAGTCCTTATTTCATTTTTCAGAAGATGTTTTAA
- a CDS encoding glutaredoxin domain-containing protein: protein MAKVLIYKKDPCPYCDRAINFLNGKGIDYELVDLTGKQEEIDRIKNETGWRTVPIILIKGQLVGGYTDLKALDEEGKLEPLLEGK from the coding sequence ATGGCTAAAGTGCTTATTTATAAAAAAGATCCCTGTCCTTATTGCGACCGCGCCATTAATTTTTTAAATGGCAAAGGTATTGATTACGAACTTGTGGACCTGACCGGCAAGCAAGAAGAAATTGATCGTATCAAAAATGAAACAGGCTGGAGAACAGTCCCGATTATTCTTATCAAGGGCCAATTGGTGGGTGGATACACCGATCTTAAAGCCTTGGATGAAGAGGGCAAACTCGAGCCCCTGCTGGAAGGAAAATAA
- a CDS encoding tRNA-dihydrouridine synthase family protein codes for MALDTPGFSQKQLGLHRPILQGKVNFPLCLAPMVGLTHVALREVIRDYMPADAYTIWPTEMLNSRRIPNENLATTPETMRAAHETGLVPQILGNEEVPIMESVKRLIEWGAEAIDINMGCPVQKALKHNYGVALMGDPSYAAEVVRMTVKNATVPVSVKLRAVGSTKEFDDLLKFVTGLRDSGAAWVCLHPRTAEQKRRGSADWEQIKQLHKAVDFPVIGNGDIQTAEDAVAMLQETGCDMAMAGRALAARPWMMWQLGEDLGFATPPGKEGLTAPRTSEEEGAEYGKCLLKLIQLSRQYFGDDLAMRKVRFYVRTTSVWLLFGNALVGVCAKARTVDEMFEGVRKFFEGPVEMSPRTELRQ; via the coding sequence ATGGCATTGGACACCCCTGGATTCTCGCAAAAACAATTAGGTTTGCATCGCCCCATCTTGCAGGGGAAGGTGAACTTTCCGCTTTGTCTGGCACCGATGGTAGGCTTGACTCACGTGGCGTTGCGGGAAGTGATTCGTGATTATATGCCTGCAGATGCTTATACAATCTGGCCTACAGAAATGTTGAACTCTCGTCGCATTCCCAACGAGAATCTGGCGACGACTCCCGAGACCATGCGCGCGGCCCACGAAACCGGACTGGTTCCTCAAATTTTAGGCAACGAAGAAGTTCCCATCATGGAAAGTGTCAAACGTTTGATTGAGTGGGGAGCGGAAGCCATCGACATCAATATGGGCTGCCCGGTGCAGAAGGCCTTGAAGCACAATTACGGCGTGGCTTTGATGGGCGATCCGTCCTATGCGGCGGAAGTCGTGCGCATGACCGTCAAAAACGCGACGGTTCCCGTCAGTGTGAAGTTGCGTGCCGTGGGCAGTACGAAAGAGTTTGATGATCTTTTAAAGTTCGTCACAGGCCTGCGTGATTCAGGAGCGGCTTGGGTGTGTCTCCATCCCCGAACAGCGGAGCAAAAACGTCGTGGTTCTGCGGATTGGGAGCAAATCAAACAACTTCATAAAGCGGTCGATTTTCCTGTCATTGGCAACGGTGATATTCAAACAGCCGAGGACGCGGTGGCAATGTTACAGGAAACCGGTTGCGATATGGCGATGGCAGGACGCGCTTTAGCCGCACGTCCTTGGATGATGTGGCAACTTGGAGAAGACCTGGGTTTTGCCACGCCCCCGGGAAAAGAAGGACTGACGGCGCCTCGAACTTCGGAAGAAGAGGGGGCTGAATATGGAAAATGTCTTTTAAAATTAATTCAATTAAGTCGGCAGTACTTTGGCGATGATTTAGCGATGCGCAAAGTTCGCTTCTATGTCAGAACAACCAGCGTGTGGTTGCTTTTTGGTAATGCCCTTGTTGGCGTCTGTGCAAAGGCCCGCACCGTTGATGAAATGTTTGAGGGCGTGCGGAAGTTTTTCGAGGGCCCGGTTGAAATGAGCCCCCGAACTGAATTGCGCCAATAA
- a CDS encoding DUF6580 family putative transport protein, giving the protein MKTTQWMTLVLMVLVAAFSRLIPHPWNFTAIGAMALFGGTYFPSKKLSMVIPLAALFISDLVLGFHTTMLYVYVGFLVAVVLGWNLREQKSVVRVGTMSLVTSAVFFLISNFGVWMMEGLYAKNLTGLVSCYVAAIPFLDNQILGDLFFSAVLFGGYEAVKKFAPDFAVQTQA; this is encoded by the coding sequence ATGAAAACGACACAATGGATGACTTTGGTTTTGATGGTTCTTGTTGCTGCATTCAGCCGCCTGATTCCTCACCCGTGGAATTTTACGGCGATCGGTGCGATGGCTCTTTTTGGCGGAACTTATTTCCCTTCTAAAAAACTGTCGATGGTAATTCCCTTGGCGGCACTTTTTATCAGCGACTTGGTGTTGGGTTTCCACACGACCATGCTTTACGTCTATGTCGGCTTTTTAGTGGCAGTGGTTTTAGGCTGGAATCTCCGAGAACAAAAGTCTGTCGTTCGCGTGGGAACGATGTCTTTGGTGACAAGCGCGGTTTTCTTCCTGATTTCTAATTTTGGCGTTTGGATGATGGAAGGTCTTTACGCCAAGAACCTGACCGGTTTGGTGTCTTGTTACGTAGCCGCAATTCCTTTCCTGGACAACCAGATCTTGGGAGACCTCTTCTTCTCAGCAGTTCTTTTTGGTGGCTACGAAGCTGTGAAAAAGTTTGCGCCTGATTTTGCGGTGCAAACTCAAGCCTAA